One Methanobacterium sp. DNA window includes the following coding sequences:
- the cca gene encoding CCA tRNA nucleotidyltransferase, producing the protein MENINLEKVLKVIKPTKEENDKVMLLSGKLLNIINKIAKEMNISAEAVLVGSVAKETWLHGKADIDIFMKFPLNVDEALLKEQGLFLGLESIKKMNGKHELRYASHPYVTGFIEGLNVDFVPCYTINGAHELKSAVDRTILHTEYVKSKLKPEKKDEVLLLKKFTESIHTYGAEFKVGGFSGYLCELLIINYGSFIGVLEAASEKWHPKTVIDIEKYGTGEQFSEPMIVIDPTDKNRNVSAALTLQKISEFIISSRNFLANPKEEYFADMDVKLDLNVIKNEFKQRKTNSFIIKFKSPQIPADALYPQIKKTENSIRGVLEREEFKVFDADSWTDEKNNVLILIEMETWKLPNIKKHYGPFVWSKTHQERFLEKYNGKTFVEDDRWVVEIEREYKDAKLFIEDILNKNKIGYLKFGKHIKNEILKEHQIIDILEFLESSECNENMLLFFCEYLHKSMYLSR; encoded by the coding sequence TTGGAAAATATAAATTTAGAGAAAGTATTGAAGGTAATAAAACCTACAAAAGAGGAAAATGACAAAGTAATGTTATTATCAGGCAAGTTACTCAATATTATAAATAAAATAGCAAAAGAAATGAATATATCTGCAGAAGCTGTGCTTGTAGGCTCAGTAGCTAAAGAAACATGGCTTCATGGAAAAGCAGACATTGATATTTTCATGAAATTTCCTTTAAATGTTGATGAAGCTCTTCTTAAAGAACAAGGATTATTTTTAGGCCTTGAATCTATTAAAAAAATGAATGGAAAGCATGAATTACGATATGCATCTCATCCATATGTTACAGGATTTATTGAAGGATTAAATGTTGATTTCGTGCCATGTTACACTATTAATGGTGCTCATGAACTTAAATCAGCAGTAGATAGAACTATTTTACACACTGAATATGTAAAAAGCAAGTTAAAACCAGAAAAAAAAGATGAAGTTTTATTACTTAAAAAATTCACAGAGTCCATCCATACTTATGGGGCAGAGTTTAAAGTAGGGGGATTTTCAGGATATCTCTGTGAACTCTTAATTATTAATTATGGTTCATTTATAGGAGTTTTGGAGGCTGCAAGTGAAAAATGGCATCCTAAAACCGTAATAGACATAGAAAAATATGGCACTGGAGAACAATTCAGCGAGCCAATGATTGTTATTGACCCTACAGATAAAAATAGGAATGTTTCAGCAGCTTTAACCCTTCAAAAAATATCTGAATTTATAATTTCTTCAAGAAACTTCTTAGCAAATCCAAAAGAAGAGTATTTTGCTGATATGGATGTAAAACTTGATTTAAATGTTATTAAAAATGAATTTAAGCAAAGAAAAACAAATAGTTTCATAATTAAATTTAAATCGCCTCAAATCCCTGCAGATGCACTTTATCCTCAAATTAAAAAAACTGAAAATTCAATAAGAGGGGTCTTGGAAAGAGAAGAGTTTAAGGTCTTTGACGCTGATTCATGGACAGACGAAAAGAACAATGTGTTAATATTAATTGAAATGGAAACATGGAAGCTTCCAAATATTAAAAAACATTACGGTCCTTTTGTATGGTCAAAAACTCATCAAGAAAGATTTTTAGAAAAATATAATGGTAAAACTTTTGTTGAAGATGACCGCTGGGTTGTAGAAATTGAAAGAGAATATAAGGACGCCAAATTATTCATTGAAGATATTTTAAATAAAAATAAAATAGGATATCTTAAATTTGGGAAACACATAAAGAATGAAATCTTAAAAGAACATCAAATAATTGATATTTTAGAATTTTTAGAGTCTTCTGAATGTAATGAGAATATGCTGCTATTTTTCTGTGAATATCTACATAAGAGTATGTATTTGAGCCGTTGA
- the priS gene encoding DNA primase catalytic subunit PriS: MFKQATLEERRKYYREEWDIKQVPDFIGNFIENREFGFDHFGRGPNDRYKVFSTLDYLKRFLRSKTPFAAYCSVAYYQKPRRRDGWMKSELVFDVDAKDIPIRTCGCDDVCEICLNEAKEIVGGLIDTLKGDLGLKNMHLIYSGRGYHIRVIDDDVMGLGSDVRSQILKYIVGADVPKDKYDDAAGIYDLQHFSIPLGYPKVFTQRVKYGIFHLTEDSKLDDVNLKLLKDVIKYRNLLEDDEWGLFKNRIGPLRYKKIIKGIASLNMSLVDAKVSIDLKRILRLPSSLHSKVSMRCTEIKNIETFDPFKDAVPKFVWERED, translated from the coding sequence ATGTTTAAACAAGCAACTCTTGAGGAACGTAGAAAATACTATAGAGAAGAATGGGATATTAAACAAGTCCCTGATTTCATTGGAAATTTTATAGAGAATCGGGAGTTTGGATTTGATCACTTTGGCAGAGGCCCTAATGATAGATATAAAGTTTTTAGCACTCTAGATTACCTAAAAAGGTTTTTACGGTCTAAAACTCCTTTTGCAGCCTATTGTTCTGTAGCATATTACCAAAAACCGCGTCGAAGAGATGGATGGATGAAATCAGAGCTTGTTTTTGATGTTGATGCTAAAGATATTCCTATAAGAACCTGTGGATGCGATGATGTATGTGAAATATGTTTAAATGAAGCTAAAGAAATTGTGGGCGGACTTATAGATACATTAAAAGGAGATTTAGGTTTAAAAAATATGCATCTAATCTATTCTGGCAGAGGTTACCATATAAGAGTTATTGATGATGATGTTATGGGATTGGGCAGTGATGTGCGTTCTCAAATCTTAAAATACATTGTAGGGGCTGATGTTCCTAAGGATAAATATGATGATGCTGCTGGAATCTATGATTTACAGCATTTTTCCATTCCATTGGGTTATCCAAAGGTATTTACTCAAAGGGTTAAATATGGGATTTTCCATTTAACTGAGGATTCTAAACTTGATGATGTTAATTTAAAACTCTTAAAAGACGTTATTAAATATAGAAATCTTTTAGAAGATGATGAATGGGGTTTATTTAAAAATAGAATTGGGCCATTGAGATACAAGAAAATAATAAAAGGAATAGCATCATTAAATATGAGTTTAGTTGATGCTAAAGTCTCAATTGATCTTAAAAGAATTTTAAGACTCCCATCATCCTTGCATTCAAAGGTTAGTATGAGATGCACTGAAATTAAAAATATTGAAACTTTTGACCCTTTTAAAGATGCTGTACCCAAGTTTGTCTGGGAAAGAGAAGACTGA